One Bermanella sp. WJH001 genomic region harbors:
- the argC gene encoding N-acetyl-gamma-glutamyl-phosphate reductase, which translates to MINVGLVGGTGYTGVELLRILVQHPQVNLKVVTSRGEDGTPVSDMFPNLRPFTNITFSVPDVKTLCECDLVFFATPHGVAMEMAPELVKAGVKIIDLGADFRIKDVVEWSKWYGLEHTCPDIVEQAVYGLPEVNREAIKQAQVIANPGCYPTAAQLGLLPLIEQGLIEVEGIIADCKSGVSGAGRQAKIGGLLCEASESFSAYGVPGHRHLPEIKQGLQNANNNNEVGLTFVPHLTPMIRGIHATLYAKLKDTSVDLQKVFEERYANEPFVDVLPAGSHPATRNVKGSNFNQIAVHRQQGGDTVIILSVIDNLVKGAAGQAVQNMNIMFGFDERAGMTQPAMLP; encoded by the coding sequence GTGATTAATGTGGGTCTTGTTGGTGGAACCGGTTATACAGGCGTTGAATTGCTGCGCATTCTTGTGCAGCACCCACAAGTAAATTTGAAAGTTGTTACATCACGTGGTGAAGACGGCACACCCGTATCCGATATGTTTCCAAACCTTCGCCCATTCACAAATATCACCTTCAGTGTACCGGATGTTAAAACTCTGTGTGAGTGTGATTTGGTCTTTTTTGCGACACCTCACGGTGTGGCTATGGAAATGGCGCCAGAATTAGTCAAAGCCGGAGTGAAAATCATAGATCTAGGTGCTGACTTTAGAATTAAAGACGTCGTGGAATGGTCAAAATGGTATGGCCTAGAACACACATGTCCTGACATTGTTGAGCAAGCGGTTTATGGTTTGCCAGAAGTAAACCGTGAAGCCATTAAACAAGCTCAGGTGATTGCCAACCCAGGGTGTTATCCAACCGCGGCACAATTGGGGCTACTGCCACTAATTGAACAAGGCCTAATTGAAGTGGAAGGCATTATTGCAGACTGCAAATCAGGTGTAAGTGGTGCAGGTCGTCAGGCTAAAATTGGTGGATTGTTATGTGAGGCCAGCGAAAGCTTCAGTGCTTACGGCGTACCAGGACACAGACACTTACCAGAAATTAAACAAGGTTTACAAAACGCAAACAACAACAACGAAGTTGGGCTTACGTTTGTGCCACACTTAACACCAATGATTCGTGGTATTCATGCTACCCTGTACGCAAAATTAAAAGACACCAGTGTCGATTTGCAAAAAGTATTTGAAGAGCGTTATGCCAATGAGCCATTTGTGGATGTGTTACCTGCAGGCTCTCATCCTGCAACCCGTAATGTGAAAGGCAGTAACTTTAATCAAATAGCGGTTCATCGTCAGCAAGGTGGTGATACCGTGATTATTCTTTCTGTAATCGATAATTTGGTAAAAGGCGCAGCTGGGCAAGCCGTGCAAAACATGAACATTATGTTTGGTTTTGACGAACGTGCAGGCATGACACAGCCAGCTATGCTTCCATAG
- a CDS encoding DUF6776 family protein — MTVVKGSKQDHLVVVSYDPWTRFFKRLFVLILIAALGSAGYLYGRFEAAQIQSQAIAERDQLKEELQMTRDEMSSYSQRVIMLEKGGEVDRRSTEGLRQNLVDLRTQIATLQEEVAFYKGIMAPSTTKQDLRIQKVDIEPTLEQRRYRYKVVVTQVGTNQRFVSGLAAVNITGVLDGKQVVYGLRDVSEDVQDYGIKYRFRYFQEIVGDLVLPEGFIAESVEVVLQTNGSKANRVEQTFPWPGKE; from the coding sequence ATGACAGTGGTAAAAGGCAGCAAACAAGATCATTTGGTTGTAGTGAGCTACGACCCTTGGACGCGCTTTTTTAAACGCCTGTTTGTGCTGATATTAATTGCAGCGCTTGGCAGTGCGGGGTATCTCTACGGCCGTTTTGAAGCGGCCCAGATTCAATCGCAAGCGATTGCCGAGCGTGATCAATTAAAAGAAGAATTACAAATGACCCGTGATGAGATGTCATCTTATAGTCAGCGTGTCATCATGCTTGAAAAAGGTGGTGAAGTTGATCGTCGCTCAACAGAAGGCTTACGCCAAAATCTGGTTGATTTAAGAACCCAAATTGCGACGCTGCAAGAAGAAGTAGCGTTTTATAAAGGTATAATGGCGCCTTCAACCACTAAACAAGACCTGCGTATTCAAAAGGTTGATATTGAGCCGACCCTTGAGCAGCGACGTTACCGTTATAAAGTGGTTGTCACTCAAGTGGGGACCAATCAACGTTTTGTAAGTGGTTTAGCCGCGGTCAACATAACAGGTGTACTAGACGGTAAGCAGGTGGTTTATGGCTTACGAGATGTATCTGAAGACGTACAAGATTACGGTATTAAATACCGTTTCCGTTACTTCCAAGAAATTGTCGGAGACTTGGTGTTACCAGAAGGCTTTATTGCCGAGTCCGTAGAAGTGGTATTACAAACAAATGGTTCAAAGGCTAATCGGGTTGAACAAACATTCCCGTGGCCAGGAAAGGAGTAA
- a CDS encoding polymer-forming cytoskeletal protein: MLGSKSKNPGHYDTLISNKSEFIGDLHFSGGLHVDGRIKGNLIADEQSGAVVRISETGVVEGEIRVPNIIINGTVVGNVYSGQHVELAKKAVVNGDVHYSMMEMVMGAQVNGSLIHQGTDKNAKGRKQKEPVVDLAAETKVD; encoded by the coding sequence ATGTTGGGCAGTAAAAGTAAAAATCCAGGTCACTACGACACACTAATTTCAAATAAATCAGAATTCATTGGTGACTTGCATTTCAGTGGCGGATTGCATGTAGATGGTCGCATCAAAGGCAACCTAATTGCAGATGAGCAAAGCGGTGCCGTGGTGCGAATCAGTGAAACCGGTGTGGTTGAAGGTGAAATTCGAGTACCTAACATCATTATTAACGGCACGGTTGTGGGTAATGTTTACTCAGGCCAGCATGTTGAGCTTGCTAAAAAAGCGGTCGTAAATGGCGATGTGCATTACAGCATGATGGAAATGGTCATGGGCGCCCAAGTAAATGGCAGTCTTATCCATCAAGGTACGGATAAAAACGCAAAAGGTCGCAAGCAAAAAGAGCCTGTTGTGGACTTGGCCGCTGAAACTAAAGTTGACTAA
- the erpA gene encoding iron-sulfur cluster insertion protein ErpA, which produces MNVLSLTPAAVNKVQTLIEDEGDDSLCLRVFVTGGGCSGFQYGFTFDTEVAEDDAQVEQEGVKVLVDSLSYPYLDGASLDYKESLEGSRFVVTNPQASATCGCGSSFTI; this is translated from the coding sequence ATGAACGTTCTTTCTTTGACCCCTGCCGCTGTTAATAAAGTGCAGACCCTTATTGAAGACGAAGGCGATGATAGCCTTTGTCTTAGGGTTTTTGTGACAGGTGGCGGCTGTTCTGGGTTTCAATATGGCTTCACGTTTGACACTGAAGTGGCAGAAGATGACGCGCAAGTTGAGCAAGAAGGCGTCAAGGTCTTAGTGGATTCATTGAGCTATCCCTATTTAGATGGGGCTAGCCTTGATTATAAAGAAAGCCTAGAGGGATCTCGCTTTGTGGTTACTAACCCGCAAGCTTCTGCAACCTGCGGTTGTGGTTCATCGTTCACTATTTAG
- a CDS encoding anhydro-N-acetylmuramic acid kinase, which yields MVTTLPHVETDYYIGQMSGTSLDGVDTVIIAITSDNQIELTGSTHHEFPAALKEQVMALCQGTQDELNLAAKVSNQLSKLYARGVHDVLLSTGINASEIKAIGCHGQTVRHMPPHYTVQLVNGALLAELTEIDVVCDFRSRDMAAGGQGAPLVPAFHQQVFQQTDKDTIVVNIGGMANITFLPAHGDVGGFDTGPGNILMDAWCVKHNKGTFDENGQWAHSGNVNEQLLAQLLDDPYFKMPAPKSTGREHFNLQWLTQFPIRDIPAADVQATLLQLTAASIVKEIKQLTQSADVVICGGGAFNGQLLKALSQILGSNFHVCRSVKMGIDPQWVEAMAFAWLGQQNLLRLAGNVSEVTGAKGARILGALYPA from the coding sequence CCTCACGTTGAGACTGATTATTATATTGGACAAATGTCAGGCACCAGCCTTGATGGTGTCGACACGGTTATTATCGCCATAACCTCTGATAATCAAATTGAGCTCACAGGTTCAACCCATCACGAATTCCCAGCGGCCTTAAAAGAACAGGTCATGGCTCTTTGCCAAGGCACACAAGATGAGCTGAATCTTGCCGCTAAAGTGAGCAATCAACTCAGTAAATTATACGCCCGTGGCGTGCATGACGTGCTGCTTAGTACTGGCATTAACGCCAGCGAGATTAAAGCCATAGGCTGTCACGGACAAACTGTGCGACACATGCCTCCACACTATACTGTGCAACTGGTTAACGGAGCCTTGTTAGCAGAACTTACCGAGATTGATGTGGTGTGCGACTTCCGCTCAAGAGATATGGCAGCGGGTGGTCAAGGGGCTCCCTTGGTACCTGCTTTTCATCAGCAGGTATTTCAGCAAACTGACAAAGATACGATTGTCGTGAATATAGGTGGCATGGCCAATATCACGTTCCTGCCAGCCCATGGGGATGTGGGCGGTTTTGATACAGGGCCTGGCAACATATTAATGGACGCCTGGTGTGTTAAGCACAACAAGGGAACATTTGATGAAAATGGCCAGTGGGCTCACAGCGGTAACGTAAATGAGCAATTGTTAGCTCAACTATTAGATGACCCGTATTTTAAAATGCCGGCACCTAAGAGTACTGGACGTGAACACTTTAACTTGCAGTGGCTGACTCAATTTCCAATCCGTGACATTCCTGCTGCCGATGTTCAAGCAACCCTTTTACAACTGACCGCCGCGAGTATTGTTAAGGAAATAAAACAACTGACGCAATCAGCAGATGTGGTCATATGTGGTGGTGGCGCTTTCAATGGGCAACTACTAAAAGCATTAAGCCAAATCTTAGGCTCTAACTTTCATGTGTGCCGTAGTGTGAAAATGGGCATCGATCCGCAGTGGGTTGAGGCCATGGCATTTGCATGGCTTGGGCAACAAAATTTACTGAGATTAGCGGGTAATGTGAGTGAAGTTACGGGAGCAAAAGGGGCAAGAATATTGGGCGCGCTTTATCCTGCTTAA